A region of Diceros bicornis minor isolate mBicDic1 chromosome 9, mDicBic1.mat.cur, whole genome shotgun sequence DNA encodes the following proteins:
- the LOC131410413 gene encoding stomatin-like protein 3 yields MGLILVLPCIDVFVKVDLRTVTCNIPPQEETQSRLNNDVCMPLVGTAVLTLGFTPAMRELGMLSDLSWAFSGSMILTRDSATTQVDGVVYYRIYSAVSAVANVNDVHQATFLLAQTTLRNVLGTQTLSQILAGREEIAHNIQTILDDATELWGIRVARVEIKDVRIPVQLQRSMAAEAEATREARARVRATPSTLEGKLAHLGADEDRA; encoded by the exons ATGG GTTTGATCCTGGTCCTGCCCTGCATAGACGTGTTTGTCAAAGTTGATCTCCGAACTGTTACTTGCAACATTCCTCCACAAGAG GAAACTCAATCAagactcaacaatgatgtctGCATGCCGCTGGTGGGAACAGCAGTCCTTACTTTAGGATTCACCCCAGCCATGAGAGAGCTCGGGATGCTCAGTGACCTATCGTGGGCCTTTTCTGGCTCCATG ATCCTCACCAGAGACTCTGCGACTACTCAAGTGGATGGAGTTGTCTATTACAGAATCTATAGTGCTGTCTCGGCCGTGGCTAATGTCAACGATGTCCACCAAGCTACGTTTCTGCTGGCTCAGACCACTCTAAGAAATGTCTTGGGAACACAGACCTTGTCCCAAATCTTAGCTGGCAGAGAAGAGATCGCCCATAACATCCAG ACGATACTTGATGATGCCACCGAGCTGTGGGGGATCCGAGTGGCCCGAGTGGAAATCAAAGATGTCCGGATTCCTGTGCAGTTGCAGAGGTCCATGGCAGCTGAGGCCGAGGCCACCCGGGAAGCAAGGGCCAGGGTAAGGGCTACTCCGTCTACACTGGAGGGCAAGCTGGCTCACCTTGGAGCAGACGAGGATAGAGCTTGA